The genomic interval TTCCTAATTCTATTGTTGTAGTGTAATGTAAATTAAACAATTCCATAAACCTCAATGGCAAAACTCTGTACAGGGCTCTGGTTTTGTCTATGTAATAACTAAACTGAGGTATTGAATAACCCCATGGTGTTCTTGTTCTAGGTCAAGGCTATATCCTCCTCCAGCGCTTCGCTAGCTTCTCCCTCCAAACCCTCTTGCTCAGTGGAGCACGGAGCCCTCCAGGGTCCTAGCCCTGCACCTTGCCTGCAGACCCCAGAGAGGGGGAGGACTGGTCAGAAACTTCCCCTGGCTTCCACTCCAAAAGGATCGACGGAGGGGCAAGAAAGGTTGGTAGCCCCAGAGCAGACTGCTGTGTTACGAAATGTGTCTGGGGCCGCTGGGCCGGCCTTGGATCTCCGTAAACCTGGCCCAGGGGAGTCTAAGGCTTTGGCAACCCTGTTCAGAAGCGCAGATGACAGTGTGAGTAAACGTCTTAGTGACCATGCTCCGCTAAAGATCAAAATCATGAAGTCCAGCAGCCTGGCTGATGGTAAGAAGCTATCCTGTGTGCTCACCACCTCTCTTCCTGCCGGCGCCGGTGCTTTGGAAGAAATGCAGGGCATTTCTGACTCCTCAACCAGAGCAGATACTTACAGTGCTGGACAAGGTTCCTCTGTGAAAAGGCATGATCATGCTGATCGCTCAACAAGACAAAGAGGCTCCATTGAACATACCAAAGACACGCTGGTCAAACAAAGTCCACCTGAAAAGACCCCCAACAACATACTCCCAGTTTCCCCTGGGACAGCAAGGAAGACCATAAAGGGGTCTTCCTACCATCGGCCTAGGGACACTTCCTCAGTGTGTCGGTTTGTAACCGACCCTGATCTCGGCCACTGCGACATCGTCTACATCGACAAACCAATCACAGAGTGTTTCCGGGAACGGCAGCACCGTCTGCTCCCTCGACGCAACGCCAGGAAAAGCACCAGAGGTCACATGTATGTGGAGGAAATGTGGGAGCTGAAGACTGTCCGTACATTAGCCAAGACGTCTGCCCGCAATGATAGTGGCAACTGTCCTGCTCAAATGCCAGAGCTCATCACTCTGGTCACTCCTAAACAGGTGCTTGGCAAACCTGAGGGAGTACCTCTTGTGGATATGCCTTTTGTTGGCGGTTTTgtggagacagtcagtcagaaaaCTCCTTCCGAGCTTCCAGCTGAAAGTGAGGTGGCTGGGGATGTGGAGGCTGCAGCAGCATCAGCCAGTGAGATGGCACTGATAGTTGAGACTAGTCAGACAGACCAGAGTCAGTGCAAAGAGCAGACTGCCCCTCCACCTCCTTCACAGAGTCCCCCAGTGGATAACAGGCAGAGTACAGGGACGAACTCAGAGCTGCCAAGGCAGAGCGTAGCACCAGAGGATAATCTAGCTCAGACTGTGGTCGAGACGGCAGATAAGGATGTAAACAGTATACACAATTACATAGTTTTAAGTGAAAACCCAGAGCAGGTGGTGATGGGGAAAGATGTAAACTTATCACAGGATAAGACATCAGAAGAAGTTGAGCTTGTCCAGGATATGCTGCAGAGTGTGCCAGAGGGCCAGAAAGTTGTCTCTGAAACCCAACAGGAATCTGCATCACTGACCCCTTCCCTGGAGAGCAATGAAGACAACGAGGTAGTGAGTGCAGGTGCAGTTGACAAAGAGCAGGCCATGCCTCTGGAACCGCAAATTTCAGTTGACCAGAAACCGTCTGAGGGCTCTGGAGGAGAAGCAAAAGCCGGCATGGAGGTTCCCGCGGAGAGTGAAAGGATAGAGGTGCAGGAAACGGGCGAGGTTGAACCAGACTTGGCTCCAGGCGATGGCGACAATGTGCCTGAAGAGAAAAAGACACATGTTGATTCGTCCTCTAAAAAGGTCAGTAAGGCAGTTGAGAAAGAATTGCCTCTCAGGCGTTCTGAAAAACAGGGTATTCCTGCACGGGTGATTCCTTCAAGGGTGAAGGAAGCTGCAGTGATTGATACAGAGAGTATGATTATATGTGGATATGTGAATGGTAGACCTATTGGACATTCTGACAGATGTTTGCGTGAACGGCCAGCCAGAACCACCCCAGAGTCTACTCCTACTAAGACTAAACGCCCCACTAAGGCGTCTCTGAAACAGACTGAGAACCCTTCTGAGAACGTGTCTGAGATTCCACAAGTCTCACCTGAGACTCCTCTCACCCCGATCCCTGCTAGGGAAAGCGTCAAAAGCCCTTCGTCGAAGCGCCTCACCAAGGCCTCCCTGAAACAATCTGAGAAATCTTCTGAGAACATGCCAGAGATTCCTCAAGTCTCACTCCCTTCAGCCGAAGTGATCAAAAGCCCTGTGTCCATACGGCCCAAAAGAACCCCTAAAGCTAAAATCACTCAGAACCTGCTTGACACGCAGATCCCTGCTGAAGCAAGCCAGAACATGTCTGACACAAGGACCCCTATTGCCCCGATAACAGCAAGCCAGAGCATTCCTGACACTCCTCAAGTCCCAGACACACCAGTCAACTCTTCCAGGAGCCCTGAGTCCAGACAACCCCTCAGATCTGCCAGACTGCAACAGGCAGCAGCTGTTGCCTCCCCTCTCGTCCCTGTCGCCTCCCCTCTCGTCCCTGTCGCCTCCCCTCTCGTCCCTGTCGCCTCCCCTCTCGTCCCTGTCGCCTCCCCTCTCGTCCCTGTCGCCTCCCCTCTCGTCCCTGTCGCCCCCTCTCTCGTCCCTGTCGCCCCCTCTCTCGTCCCCCCCTCTCTCGTCCCCCCCTCTCTCGTCCCCCCCTCTCTCGTCCCCCGACGCCCCCTCTCTCGTCCCCCGACGCCCCCTCTCTCGTCCCCCGACGCCCCTCTCTCGTCCCCCGACGCCCCCCTCTCGTCCCCCGACGCCCCCCTGACGCCCCCCCTCTCGTCCCTGACGCCCCCCTCTCGTCCCTGACGCCCCCCTCTCGTCCCTGACGCCCCCCCTCTCGTCCCTGACGCCCCCCTCTCGTCCCTGACGCCCCCTCTCTCGTCCCTGACGCCCCCCCTTCTGTTGAAGGGGCTGTTACTTTCATTGTTGCCCCAGAACCGTctacctccctcccactcccctcCACTGAGCTCAACACTCCCCTCCCCattgcctctcctcttcttcctatcGTCTCCCATCTCTTCCCTTCATCTCATCAGAACAGTACAGTCACCCAGAGCTCTGCAGACCTGAAAGTTCAAAAAGCTCAGCCAGCTCCAAATGCCAAACCCAGCGAGACAGagaaaacagcagagggaacTAGGGTGCAAACCAGACCGAAGCTCAGGTCGTCAATGATGGAAGCAAAGGAAGTAGAAATTGTTGAGAGTCAGCAAGTTAGCAGTGAGGATTCTGCTCTCACAGAGGGTACAATCATT from Salmo salar chromosome ssa28, Ssal_v3.1, whole genome shotgun sequence carries:
- the LOC106589767 gene encoding uncharacterized protein; the encoded protein is MASLCKRQQCTIERRGFRQDLDSWRHKLIHCVGFESILEGLFGSRLVEDLTLFKDGEPEGVTDWSFDKNCLFCCLRRDKVKEHLVGLSNQGLESGAKPLLVKDQTKINRLEKQAEEFFNAVLYKKDVPSFSDPHIPVVALEIMQRMIRQFAAEYTSKSSSSTPDSRSTPRPGLHPDQSLPPPPSLPTVPPAASPGGTATASVPSQNPVLSKLLMADQDLPLDLTVKKPLPQPVEQDGVLDLSLKKGRAKSSTSSLRSPHLSQTSALRGECLELTTEKARDLQSTSTLEEFMTKLCLHHQRQIVDALGFLQTEVKAISSSSASLASPSKPSCSVEHGALQGPSPAPCLQTPERGRTGQKLPLASTPKGSTEGQERLVAPEQTAVLRNVSGAAGPALDLRKPGPGESKALATLFRSADDSVSKRLSDHAPLKIKIMKSSSLADGKKLSCVLTTSLPAGAGALEEMQGISDSSTRADTYSAGQGSSVKRHDHADRSTRQRGSIEHTKDTLVKQSPPEKTPNNILPVSPGTARKTIKGSSYHRPRDTSSVCRFVTDPDLGHCDIVYIDKPITECFRERQHRLLPRRNARKSTRGHMYVEEMWELKTVRTLAKTSARNDSGNCPAQMPELITLVTPKQVLGKPEGVPLVDMPFVGGFVETVSQKTPSELPAESEVAGDVEAAAASASEMALIVETSQTDQSQCKEQTAPPPPSQSPPVDNRQSTGTNSELPRQSVAPEDNLAQTVVETADKDVNSIHNYIVLSENPEQVVMGKDVNLSQDKTSEEVELVQDMLQSVPEGQKVVSETQQESASLTPSLESNEDNEVVSAGAVDKEQAMPLEPQISVDQKPSEGSGGEAKAGMEVPAESERIEVQETGEVEPDLAPGDGDNVPEEKKTHVDSSSKKVSKAVEKELPLRRSEKQGIPARVIPSRVKEAAVIDTESMIICGYVNGRPIGHSDRCLRERPARTTPESTPTKTKRPTKASLKQTENPSENVSEIPQVSPETPLTPIPARESVKSPSSKRLTKASLKQSEKSSENMPEIPQVSLPSAEVIKSPVSIRPKRTPKAKITQNLLDTQIPAEASQNMSDTRTPIAPITASQSIPDTPQVPDTPVNSSRSPESRQPLRSARLQQAAAVASPLVPVASPLVPVASPLVPVASPLVPVASPLVPVASPLVPVAPSLVPVAPSLVPPSLVPPSLVPPSLVPRRPLSRPPTPPLSSPDAPLSSPDAPLSSPDAPLTPPLSSLTPPSRP